One Helianthus annuus cultivar XRQ/B chromosome 7, HanXRQr2.0-SUNRISE, whole genome shotgun sequence genomic region harbors:
- the LOC110926666 gene encoding uncharacterized protein LOC110926666, whose product MADGGNDDTVPVVTEQMRGVIAEEVGKLRGQAKDWWDNKKKEIVADAAKAMTWDEFKAPFLKHHSPKVVINRIKEESIQLRQNGESIDKITGIFLDKLRFCDEPVTNEEQKIYYYYNMLSAEYREFMSPSKYETLTEIINTAREREIELKKQIERGERRAVDVNPSPAKKALTTESVKKTNVKGGSPSCKVCGKGHKGECRFKDKPCPLCGKTGHTAALCPGKVSVCYKCYQPGHENSKCPELDGKRNEKDVQMEAQKARARSFQLTTAEVKIEPDVVSGMFLVNSILTQILFDTSVNDSCIWAYMSSEMSELYK is encoded by the exons ATGGCCGATGGAGGGAATGATGATACGGTGCCGGtggtcaccgaacaaatgagaggAGTGATTGCCGAAGAAGTAGGGAAG TTAAGAGGTCAAGCCAAggactggtgggataataagaaGAAGGAGATTGTGGCCGATGCTGCAAAGGCTATGACTTGGGATGAGTTTAAGGCACCATTCCTTAAACACCATAGCCCCAAGGTGGTCATCAACAGAATCAAGGAGGAATCCATCCAGTTGAGGCAAAATGGTGAATCGATAGACAAGATTACGGGCATCTTTCTTGATAAATTAAGGTTTTGTGACGAGCCGGTGACAAATGAAGAgcagaaaatatattattactataatATGTTAAGTGCAGAATATCGGGAGTTCATGAGTCCTTCGAAATATGAGACGCTCACCGAGATCATAAATACGGCTCGGGAACGGGAAATCGAACTCAAAAAGCAGATTGaacggggtgaacgaagggcagTAGATGTTAACCCGAGCCCTGCGAAGAAGGCACTAACAACGGAGTCAGTAAAGAAGACGAATGTGAAGGGTGGATCACCGAGTTGCAAAGTATGTGGAAAGGGGCACAAAGGCGAATGTCGCTTTAAAGATAAACCATGCCCCCTATGCGGAAAGACAGGGCATACGGCCGCGCTATGTCCGGGGAAAGTTTCGGTGTGCTATAAGTGCTATCAGCCGGGTCACGAAAATTCGAAGTGCCCGGAGTTGGACGGGAAAAGGAACGAGAAGGATGTGCAGATGGAGGCACAAAAGGCAAGGGCCAGATCCTTCCAATTAACCACGGCCGAAGTAAAGATAGAACCTGATGTCGTTTCGGGGATGTTTCTTGTGAATTCAATTTTAACACAAATTTTATTCGATACAAGTGTGAATGATAGTTGCATATGGGCATATATGAGTAGTGAAATGAGTGAATTAtataaatga